Genomic window (Drosophila ananassae strain 14024-0371.13 chromosome 3L, ASM1763931v2, whole genome shotgun sequence):
TCCCTCCCAGTTGGAAATGGGCTTGGGGTAGCTGGCCTTAACCGGTGGCCTCTTGGCCGGGTCGAAGCGCCAGAACTTGCTGCCCTTGAAGAAGTAGATCTTGCCGTTGCCTCCCCAAACCATAGCCGCGTCCAGGTGATCCGGAATGCCGGTGAATCCCTCGCTGATCTCCTTCGGGTAAGCGCCGTCCATCTGACGTCCCTGATACCTCCAGTACTGGGTGCCCTTGAAGAAGTACGTCTTGCCGTTCTTGTACGTGAAGGCTGCATCGATGTTGCCTGGCAGTCCCGGCCAGCCCTTGGAGATGGCCTGGGGATAGCCCTCCTCGACGGAGTCTGTGGTCAGCTTGTAGTACTTGTCGCCCTTGAAGGCGTAGGTATCACCCTGAGCTGAGTTGAAGAGCGTGTCCACCTTGGAGTCCTTGCAGATGGAGTCGTCCAGCGGAACCTTGGGCGGTGTGAATGCCGGACGCAGGGTGGTGGGTGGATAGAAGTTCGTGGGCTTCAGCTGGTTGGTCTTCCGTCCGTACAGGGACTGGATAGCTGCCTTGTCGTCCTCGTCTAGCTTGAAAACGGGCTCGAAACCGCGATAGAAGGGGGCCATCAGTGCGGAACTCTGATCGGAGTGGGACAGTCCCAAGGAGTGCCCGAATTCATGAGCCGCCACCTGGAAGAGATTGGTACCACGGGGCGATCCAATGGTCCAGAGCTCGGCGTCGTCGAAATGGGCATCTCCTCCGAAGACTGGGAAGAAGGCGTGAGCCAGAGTGCCGCCCTGTCCGTCAAAGGCGTCGCCATCACCGTGCTCGCTCTCCACGAACCTGGGGATTaggcaaataaaaattatatttagttTCCCCAAATAAATAAGAACAGTCTGCCAACTAGCATAGCAGATAGTGGCTAAGTTTAGTGTCACTATTTATCTTAATTAGGGCATGAGAACATAAGTCTATGTCTCTTATCTAAACGCCATGCTCccaaatatttatagaaatcATAAATTCAACCTTGTAGTATTTATTTATGGAACTCACTTGATTTCGATGTGAACGGGGCCGGAGGTCTTCCTGGTGAAGGTTAGATCGGTGTCCTCAGACCAGACAGCGAAGGCGCGGGCGATCTCAGCATCCACATCGACGCGCTTCAATCGCTTCGGGTACTTCGAGATCTTGTAGGTGAGGTTTTTGACGCGCCAGCGACTGCCCTGGAGGGCGTACCGCTTGGAGCGACCTTCGCCATTGCCCACACGATCCCTTACACCGCACCGGGGCAGGGACATCAGTTTCATGGTCTCCTCATCCAGTTCGCCTGTGATGTTCAGTCCAGCGAAGTTCTGGAACTCCTGGATGGCGCTCACCCAGGTCTGCTGGTCGTGGAGGCCACTGCTGGCCGGATTGCGAGCCGAGGCGGGTAG
Coding sequences:
- the LOC6494770 gene encoding matrix metalloproteinase-14 isoform X1, which translates into the protein MTIRHPAAASKGIIKSNLTNTNTNSNKMTNCQSSVFIVVGTLFSILVAAQSAPVSTTTQAEIYLSQFGYLPASARNPASSGLHDQQTWVSAIQEFQNFAGLNITGELDEETMKLMSLPRCGVRDRVGNGEGRSKRYALQGSRWRVKNLTYKISKYPKRLKRVDVDAEIARAFAVWSEDTDLTFTRKTSGPVHIEIKFVESEHGDGDAFDGQGGTLAHAFFPVFGGDAHFDDAELWTIGSPRGTNLFQVAAHEFGHSLGLSHSDQSSALMAPFYRGFEPVFKLDEDDKAAIQSLYGRKTNQLKPTNFYPPTTLRPAFTPPKVPLDDSICKDSKVDTLFNSAQGDTYAFKGDKYYKLTTDSVEEGYPQAISKGWPGLPGNIDAAFTYKNGKTYFFKGTQYWRYQGRQMDGAYPKEISEGFTGIPDHLDAAMVWGGNGKIYFFKGSKFWRFDPAKRPPVKASYPKPISNWEGVPNNLDAALKYTNGYTYFFKGDKYYRFHDARFAVDTASPPFPRPTAHWWFGCKNTPSSTGNIVEGSDSEFEQHALIPHADDGNGGDFDAAVGDHQSNDEPLEPETAERTGNGANSLTKVTSSSAVNTVITTILMCLVSKLIVS
- the LOC6494770 gene encoding matrix metalloproteinase-14 isoform X4; amino-acid sequence: MTIRHPAAASKGIIKSNLTNTNTNSNKMTNCQSSVFIVVGTLFSILVAAQSAPVSTTTQAEIYLSQFGYLPASARNPASSGLHDQQTWVSAIQEFQNFAGLNITGELDEETMKLMSLPRCGVRDRVGNGEGRSKRYALQGSRWRVKNLTYKISKYPKRLKRVDVDAEIARAFAVWSEDTDLTFTRKTSGPVHIEIKFVESEHGDGDAFDGQGGTLAHAFFPVFGGDAHFDDAELWTIGSPRGTNLFQVAAHEFGHSLGLSHSDQSSALMAPFYRGFEPVFKLDEDDKAAIQSLYGRKTNQLKPTNFYPPTTLRPAFTPPKVPLDDSICKDSKVDTLFNSAQGDTYAFKGDKYYKLTTDSVEEGYPQAISKGWPGLPGNIDAAFTYKNGKTYFFKGTQYWRYQGRQMDGAYPKEISEGFTGIPDHLDAAMVWGGNGKIYFFKGSKFWRFDPAKRPPVKASYPKPISNWEGVPNNLDAALKYTNGYTYFFKGDKYYRFHDARFAVDTASPPFPRPTAHWWFGCKNTPSSTVPPVVPNQGILPGWMWGLTNRFF
- the LOC6494770 gene encoding stromelysin-3 isoform X2, producing the protein MTIRHPAAASKGIIKSNLTNTNTNSNKMTNCQSSVFIVVGTLFSILVAAQSAPVSTTTQAEIYLSQFGYLPASARNPASSGLHDQQTWVSAIQEFQNFAGLNITGELDEETMKLMSLPRCGVRDRVGNGEGRSKRYALQGSRWRVKNLTYKISKYPKRLKRVDVDAEIARAFAVWSEDTDLTFTRKTSGPVHIEIKFVESEHGDGDAFDGQGGTLAHAFFPVFGGDAHFDDAELWTIGSPRGTNLFQVAAHEFGHSLGLSHSDQSSALMAPFYRGFEPVFKLDEDDKAAIQSLYGRKTNQLKPTNFYPPTTLRPAFTPPKVPLDDSICKDSKVDTLFNSAQGDTYAFKGDKYYKLTTDSVEEGYPQAISKGWPGLPGNIDAAFTYKNGKTYFFKGTQYWRYQGRQMDGAYPKEISEGFTGIPDHLDAAMVWGGNGKIYFFKGSKFWRFDPAKRPPVKASYPKPISNWEGVPNNLDAALKYTNGYTYFFKGDKYYRFHDARFAVDTASPPFPRPTAHWWFGCKNTPSSTAVGDHQSNDEPLEPETAERTGNGANSLTKVTSSSAVNTVITTILMCLVSKLIVS
- the LOC6494770 gene encoding matrix metalloproteinase-14 isoform X5; protein product: MTIRHPAAASKGIIKSNLTNTNTNSNKMTNCQSSVFIVVGTLFSILVAAQSAPVSTTTQAEIYLSQFGYLPASARNPASSGLHDQQTWVSAIQEFQNFAGLNITGELDEETMKLMSLPRCGVRDRVGNGEGRSKRYALQGSRWRVKNLTYKISKYPKRLKRVDVDAEIARAFAVWSEDTDLTFTRKTSGPVHIEIKFVESEHGDGDAFDGQGGTLAHAFFPVFGGDAHFDDAELWTIGSPRGTNLFQVAAHEFGHSLGLSHSDQSSALMAPFYRGFEPVFKLDEDDKAAIQSLYGRKTNQLKPTNFYPPTTLRPAFTPPKVPLDDSICKDSKVDTLFNSAQGDTYAFKGDKYYKLTTDSVEEGYPQAISKGWPGLPGNIDAAFTYKNGKTYFFKGTQYWRYQGRQMDGAYPKEISEGFTGIPDHLDAAMVWGGNGKIYFFKGSKFWRFDPAKRPPVKASYPKPISNWEGVPNNLDAALKYTNGYTYFFKGDKYYRFHDARFAVDTASPPFPRPTAHWWFGCKNTPSSTGFKRRGYKNKNN
- the LOC6494770 gene encoding matrix metalloproteinase-14 isoform X3; its protein translation is MTIRHPAAASKGIIKSNLTNTNTNSNKMTNCQSSVFIVVGTLFSILVAAQSAPVSTTTQAEIYLSQFGYLPASARNPASSGLHDQQTWVSAIQEFQNFAGLNITGELDEETMKLMSLPRCGVRDRVGNGEGRSKRYALQGSRWRVKNLTYKISKYPKRLKRVDVDAEIARAFAVWSEDTDLTFTRKTSGPVHIEIKFVESEHGDGDAFDGQGGTLAHAFFPVFGGDAHFDDAELWTIGSPRGTNLFQVAAHEFGHSLGLSHSDQSSALMAPFYRGFEPVFKLDEDDKAAIQSLYGRKTNQLKPTNFYPPTTLRPAFTPPKVPLDDSICKDSKVDTLFNSAQGDTYAFKGDKYYKLTTDSVEEGYPQAISKGWPGLPGNIDAAFTYKNGKTYFFKGTQYWRYQGRQMDGAYPKEISEGFTGIPDHLDAAMVWGGNGKIYFFKGSKFWRFDPAKRPPVKASYPKPISNWEGVPNNLDAALKYTNGYTYFFKGDKYYRFHDARFAVDTASPPFPRPTAHWWFGCKNTPSSTGNIVEGSDSEFEQHALIPHADDGNGGDFDAGFKRRGYKNKNN